Proteins encoded in a region of the Isoalcanivorax pacificus W11-5 genome:
- a CDS encoding conjugative transfer ATPase → MAWSLPWPRKPVPASEESEAQQADAWERHVADLKAHGIPEPGTRLDPKHRPATQADEQALYDVAPSFVDLLPWVEYLADAKSLLLEDGESVAAFFELTPIGTEGRESDWLWQARDALENALQDSFDELDEQPWVVQLYAQDEADWTNYLNVLRDYIQPRAQGSAFSDFYLRFFAHHLRAITKPGGLFDDTTVTRLPWRGQTRRVRMVVYRRAPGASHRRGQSPEQALATVCDRLVGGLANAGVKARRLGAADIHAWLLRWFNPNPSLLGATAADRERFYQLAAYPEETNEGDVELASGTDFSQRLFFGQPRSDVANGIWFFDNMPHRVMVLDRLRTPPATGHLTGETRKGGDACNALFDQMPEDTVMCLTLVATPQDALEAHLNYLGKKAVGETLASEQARQDVQQARSLIGSSHKLYRGALAFYLRGRDMAELDARGLQLANVMLNAGLLPVREEDEVAPLNSYLRWLPCFYDPARDRRQWYTQLMFAQHAANLAPVWGRNQGTGNPGITFFNRGGGTVAFDPLNRRDRQMNAHLFLFGPTGSGKSATLNNILNQLVAIYRPRLFIVEAGNSFGLFGEFAQRLGLTVHRVKLAPGAGVSLAPFADAWRLVDTPSQVRTLDADALDEEQEPEDASSESDEQRDVLGELEITARLMITGGEDKEEARMTRADRSLIRQCILDAAHRCAPEKRTVLTEDVRDALRERASDSALPEARRARLLEMADAMDMFCQGLDGEMFNRPGTPWPEADITIVDLATFAREGYNAQLSIAYISLINTVNNIAERDQFLGRPIVNVTDEGHIITRNPLLAPYVVKITKMWRKLGAWFWLATQNLDDLPKAAEPMLSMIEWWICLSMPPDEVEKVARFRELNPAQKALMLSARKESGKFSEGVILSKSMEVLFRAVPPSLYLAMAMTEPEEKAERYQLMRQYGIGELEAAFKVAEKIDRARGIEPLPLDALG, encoded by the coding sequence ATGGCGTGGTCGCTGCCGTGGCCGCGCAAACCTGTGCCGGCATCCGAGGAATCCGAGGCACAGCAGGCCGACGCCTGGGAACGCCATGTGGCCGACCTGAAAGCGCATGGCATTCCCGAGCCCGGCACCCGCCTCGATCCGAAACACCGGCCCGCCACTCAGGCGGACGAACAGGCCCTCTACGACGTGGCGCCGTCCTTCGTGGACCTGTTGCCGTGGGTGGAATATCTGGCCGACGCCAAGAGCCTGTTGCTGGAGGACGGTGAATCGGTGGCGGCGTTCTTCGAGTTGACACCGATCGGCACCGAAGGACGCGAAAGCGATTGGCTGTGGCAGGCCCGAGACGCGCTGGAGAATGCCCTGCAGGACAGCTTCGACGAACTCGACGAACAGCCGTGGGTGGTGCAGCTCTACGCCCAGGACGAAGCCGACTGGACGAACTATTTGAACGTCTTGCGGGACTACATCCAACCGCGCGCACAGGGCAGCGCGTTCAGCGACTTCTACCTGCGGTTCTTCGCGCATCACCTGCGGGCCATCACCAAGCCGGGCGGCCTGTTCGACGACACCACCGTGACCCGCCTGCCGTGGCGCGGCCAGACGCGGCGCGTGCGCATGGTGGTCTATCGTCGCGCGCCGGGCGCTTCACACCGTCGTGGCCAATCGCCCGAACAGGCCCTGGCAACAGTGTGCGACCGGCTGGTCGGCGGTCTCGCCAATGCCGGCGTCAAGGCGCGGCGCCTGGGCGCGGCGGACATCCACGCCTGGTTGCTGCGCTGGTTCAACCCGAATCCGAGCTTGCTGGGCGCGACGGCTGCCGATCGTGAGCGCTTCTACCAGTTGGCCGCCTACCCCGAAGAAACGAACGAAGGCGACGTCGAACTCGCCAGCGGCACGGACTTCTCGCAACGGCTGTTCTTCGGCCAGCCACGCTCCGACGTGGCGAACGGCATCTGGTTCTTCGACAACATGCCGCATCGGGTCATGGTGCTCGACCGGCTGCGCACGCCGCCGGCAACCGGACATCTGACCGGGGAAACGCGCAAAGGCGGCGATGCCTGCAACGCGCTGTTCGACCAGATGCCCGAGGACACTGTGATGTGTCTCACCCTCGTCGCCACGCCGCAGGACGCACTGGAAGCGCATCTGAACTACCTGGGCAAGAAAGCGGTCGGCGAAACGCTGGCGTCCGAGCAGGCCCGGCAGGACGTGCAGCAGGCACGTTCGCTGATCGGCAGTTCGCACAAGCTCTACCGTGGCGCGCTGGCCTTCTACCTGCGCGGGCGCGACATGGCCGAACTCGATGCGCGCGGCCTGCAACTCGCCAATGTCATGCTCAACGCCGGCCTCCTGCCCGTGCGCGAGGAGGATGAGGTCGCGCCGCTCAACAGTTACCTGCGCTGGCTTCCCTGCTTCTATGACCCGGCCAGGGATCGACGCCAGTGGTACACCCAGCTCATGTTCGCGCAGCACGCGGCGAATCTCGCGCCCGTGTGGGGGCGCAATCAGGGCACCGGGAACCCCGGCATCACCTTCTTCAATCGCGGTGGCGGCACCGTCGCCTTCGACCCGCTCAACCGGCGCGACCGGCAGATGAATGCCCACCTGTTTCTGTTCGGCCCGACCGGCTCGGGCAAATCGGCCACGCTCAACAACATCCTCAACCAGCTCGTCGCGATCTACCGGCCCCGGCTGTTCATCGTCGAGGCGGGGAACAGCTTCGGTCTGTTTGGCGAATTCGCCCAGCGCCTTGGCCTGACGGTGCATCGGGTGAAGCTCGCGCCCGGCGCCGGGGTGAGCCTCGCGCCTTTCGCCGATGCGTGGCGTCTGGTCGATACGCCCAGCCAGGTGCGGACGCTGGACGCCGATGCCCTGGACGAGGAACAGGAACCCGAAGACGCATCGAGCGAAAGCGATGAACAGCGCGACGTGCTCGGCGAGTTGGAGATCACCGCCCGCCTGATGATTACCGGCGGCGAGGACAAGGAAGAAGCGCGCATGACCCGCGCCGATCGCAGCCTGATCCGCCAGTGCATTCTCGACGCGGCGCATCGCTGTGCGCCGGAGAAGCGCACGGTGCTGACCGAGGACGTGCGCGACGCCCTGCGCGAGCGCGCCAGCGATTCCGCGCTGCCCGAAGCCCGGCGCGCTCGCCTGCTGGAAATGGCGGACGCGATGGATATGTTTTGCCAGGGACTGGATGGCGAAATGTTCAACCGACCCGGCACGCCATGGCCGGAGGCCGACATCACCATCGTCGATCTGGCGACCTTCGCACGCGAGGGCTACAACGCGCAGCTTTCCATCGCCTACATCTCGCTCATCAACACTGTCAACAACATCGCCGAGCGGGATCAATTCCTGGGGCGCCCCATCGTCAACGTCACCGACGAGGGTCACATCATCACCCGCAATCCATTGCTCGCCCCTTACGTCGTCAAGATCACCAAGATGTGGCGCAAGCTCGGCGCCTGGTTCTGGCTGGCAACGCAGAACCTGGACGATCTGCCCAAGGCCGCTGAACCGATGCTGTCGATGATCGAGTGGTGGATCTGCCTGTCGATGCCGCCCGACGAAGTGGAGAAGGTCGCGCGCTTCCGCGAACTCAATCCGGCGCAGAAGGCGCTGATGCTGTCGGCGCGCAAGGAGTCCGGCAAATTCAGCGAAGGCGTGATCCTGTCGAAGTCGATGGAAGTCCTGTTCCGCGCCGTGCCGCCGAGTCTCTACCTGGCCATGGCGATGACTGAGCCCGAGGAGAAGGCCGAGCGCTATCAGTTGATGCGGCAATACGGCATCGGGGAGCTTGAGGCCGCCTTCAAGGTCGCGGAGAAAATCGACCGGGCTCGCGGCATCGAGCCATTGCCGCTCGACGCCCTCGGTTGA
- a CDS encoding DsbA family protein — protein sequence MRAPSLLTHTPRRYLGPMLAGIAVLLVLLAWSLGRSPHTGDPASAEAAASAGPPWRYGRIDARFTLIEYADLECPYCQAYFPVLKRWIDANPDVNWQWHHLPLPMHEPAATQSARLAECAGETGGREAFWNTVAWIYQHTHGSGRGLPPGIQPSGATPELHECLASARPDAVIRAQAKEAALAGITATPMLRVIDNRTGQALLLPGAVEGDALLSAIDLLTSSGDEPAMTETLPEIPEMPADNVSDMPR from the coding sequence ATGCGCGCGCCAAGCCTTCTTACCCACACGCCACGACGTTACCTGGGACCGATGCTGGCCGGGATCGCGGTGCTGCTCGTGCTGCTGGCCTGGTCGCTTGGACGCAGCCCACACACTGGAGATCCGGCATCCGCCGAGGCTGCCGCGTCGGCAGGCCCGCCGTGGCGCTACGGTCGCATCGACGCGCGGTTCACGCTGATCGAGTACGCCGATCTGGAATGCCCGTACTGCCAAGCCTACTTTCCTGTGCTGAAGCGCTGGATCGACGCCAATCCCGACGTGAACTGGCAATGGCACCATCTGCCGCTGCCGATGCACGAACCAGCCGCCACGCAATCGGCACGCCTGGCGGAATGCGCGGGGGAAACCGGCGGGCGGGAAGCGTTCTGGAACACCGTCGCCTGGATTTACCAGCATACCCACGGCAGCGGTCGGGGCCTGCCGCCCGGCATCCAGCCGTCCGGCGCGACGCCCGAGCTGCACGAGTGCCTGGCCAGCGCACGGCCCGACGCCGTGATCCGGGCACAGGCCAAGGAAGCCGCGCTGGCCGGCATCACCGCGACCCCGATGCTGCGCGTAATCGACAACCGCACCGGCCAGGCATTGCTGCTGCCGGGTGCCGTCGAAGGCGATGCCTTGCTGTCGGCCATTGATCTGCTGACGTCATCGGGCGATGAGCCGGCGATGACCGAAACCTTGCCCGAGATACCCGAGATGCCTGCTGACAACGTCAGCGACATGCCCAGGTAG
- the radC gene encoding RadC family protein produces the protein MNPSDTVADGASSALVRYASIHEDPLIRQAIGVLEERLFKHGTELTSPASVREYLWLKLASEALEVFAVVFLDSQHRVIAFEPMFHGTIDGASVYPRAVLKRAIEHNCSAVIFAHNHPSGVTEPSHADKAITTRLKSVLELVDVRVLDHFIVGEGTPFSFAEAGLL, from the coding sequence ATGAATCCGTCCGATACCGTCGCCGACGGTGCATCATCAGCGCTCGTCCGGTACGCGAGCATCCACGAAGATCCGTTGATCCGGCAAGCCATCGGTGTGCTGGAGGAACGTCTATTCAAACACGGTACCGAGCTAACCAGCCCGGCCAGCGTGCGAGAATATCTATGGCTGAAACTCGCCAGCGAAGCACTGGAAGTCTTTGCCGTCGTGTTTCTCGACTCGCAGCACCGCGTGATCGCTTTCGAGCCGATGTTCCACGGCACCATCGATGGCGCCAGTGTGTATCCCCGCGCGGTCCTCAAGCGGGCGATCGAGCACAATTGCAGCGCGGTCATCTTTGCCCACAATCACCCTTCGGGCGTGACCGAGCCGAGCCATGCCGACAAGGCAATCACGACCCGATTGAAATCGGTTCTCGAATTGGTGGACGTTCGTGTTCTGGACCATTTCATCGTCGGTGAAGGAACGCCTTTTTCCTTCGCGGAAGCCGGCTTGCTGTAG
- a CDS encoding TIGR03757 family integrating conjugative element protein, translating into MLAMAAAAMAHAAAADVRVFTDRHHAVEVPAGIHVVELDAPARIEAELAANLPADPAQAAAIVRQRLHDGGAPLQRRLADAYQGVTDAWSLGVTRIPAVVVDRRYVVYGETDVSRALARIEEYRRAQP; encoded by the coding sequence ATGCTGGCAATGGCCGCAGCCGCGATGGCCCACGCCGCAGCGGCGGACGTCCGGGTATTCACCGACCGGCACCACGCCGTAGAGGTGCCCGCCGGTATCCACGTCGTCGAGCTGGACGCGCCGGCCCGCATCGAGGCGGAGCTGGCCGCAAACCTTCCCGCCGACCCGGCACAGGCGGCCGCGATCGTCCGGCAGCGGCTGCACGATGGCGGCGCACCGCTCCAGCGACGCCTGGCCGACGCCTACCAGGGCGTGACCGATGCCTGGAGCCTAGGCGTCACCAGGATTCCCGCCGTGGTCGTCGATCGGCGCTACGTCGTCTACGGCGAAACCGACGTGTCGCGCGCGCTGGCGCGCATCGAGGAATACCGGAGGGCGCAGCCATGA
- a CDS encoding TIGR03756 family integrating conjugative element protein, whose amino-acid sequence MKLSRRAWRTGMASVLLGTAASAFALNTATITGSVLSPDCLSYRVQGICYWLYCTLTGCTVRTSVKVQHYIPDAVVSSYSNTGENPWVEVRAMSMPNPTAQGGGDGTTNEEHENNLAKFKNADVIGHPGATIFSEFVSQLGYSCAGAGTAFMPYLLSTLDTVAWRYNIPESVYPEALIPGMREIGTRTGLNLWGNVYPRGGFLHHVDDYKAAAVVAQRAGDIVTRRGQVHVYQPLLANASAGYWPAGALVESDASTGKWQELTPRLSSSCAVFPHNNARIQAQQGDYAWALWRPYSCCQRRGQVFLGSTDFN is encoded by the coding sequence ATGAAGCTATCCCGCCGCGCATGGCGCACCGGCATGGCGTCCGTCCTGCTGGGCACCGCCGCTTCCGCCTTCGCACTCAACACCGCCACCATCACCGGCTCGGTGCTGTCGCCCGATTGCCTGTCCTATCGCGTGCAGGGCATTTGCTATTGGCTGTACTGCACACTCACCGGCTGTACGGTGCGCACCTCGGTCAAGGTGCAGCACTACATTCCCGATGCCGTCGTGTCGAGCTACTCGAACACCGGCGAGAACCCCTGGGTGGAAGTGCGGGCGATGAGCATGCCGAATCCCACCGCTCAAGGTGGCGGCGACGGCACGACGAACGAAGAACACGAGAACAACCTGGCGAAGTTCAAGAACGCCGACGTGATCGGGCATCCAGGCGCCACCATCTTCAGCGAGTTCGTCAGCCAGTTGGGTTACTCCTGCGCCGGTGCGGGCACGGCGTTCATGCCGTACCTGCTGAGCACGCTCGATACCGTGGCCTGGCGCTACAACATCCCCGAGTCCGTGTACCCCGAGGCACTGATCCCTGGGATGCGCGAAATCGGCACGCGCACCGGCCTGAATCTCTGGGGCAACGTCTATCCGCGCGGTGGTTTCCTGCATCACGTGGACGACTACAAGGCGGCCGCCGTCGTCGCCCAGCGTGCCGGCGACATCGTGACCCGGCGCGGCCAGGTCCATGTCTATCAGCCGCTGCTTGCCAATGCGAGCGCGGGCTACTGGCCCGCAGGTGCCTTGGTGGAAAGCGATGCCTCCACGGGAAAGTGGCAGGAATTGACGCCTCGGTTGTCATCTTCCTGCGCGGTCTTCCCGCACAACAACGCCCGCATCCAGGCGCAACAAGGCGACTACGCTTGGGCACTGTGGCGCCCGTACTCCTGCTGCCAGCGGCGCGGACAGGTGTTCCTGGGCAGCACGGATTTCAACTGA
- a CDS encoding integrating conjugative element protein, with the protein MSNPLWAQTSVNDYGVHHRGSVIGDDVLYSIGGGRAVSMGPVGQMQHLGVGIGWNSNLICGDMSITTTLQNQLNGITNGFQTIMSQVIQNATAAVASLPALIIQRADPGLYNLLTNGILQARLDFDRSKLTCRAIANRMADAAGGQLGWDQLAEGMALKQAVASTDAVSAIEQAETSRGNDGVPWVGGSNAGGAGQNPIRVVSDVTRAGYNLLNGRGATDTAPIDSITCGNRLSCQTWPSPEAATDWATRVLGEQEHRTCDGCLKTQATAGVGLTPLIQEEYETRLEALRDLVTGASATTFENLEAAGSTSLPITRGVIEALRDEPDQDVLARRLASEVALASVLEKALLLQRTLLAGRKEPNVAANQLAQGAIAHESGLLEQEINNLKTELDLRRELAANSPMAIIQRHGTRSAGSRGIYQGDTERDRLDAIQRPQNPGNPP; encoded by the coding sequence ATGAGCAACCCGCTGTGGGCGCAGACCAGCGTCAATGATTACGGCGTGCATCATCGCGGCAGCGTCATCGGCGATGACGTGCTGTACAGCATCGGTGGCGGCCGGGCGGTGTCGATGGGGCCGGTCGGCCAGATGCAGCACCTCGGTGTCGGCATCGGCTGGAACAGCAACCTGATCTGCGGCGACATGAGCATCACCACCACGCTGCAGAACCAGCTCAACGGCATCACCAATGGCTTCCAGACGATCATGAGCCAGGTGATCCAGAACGCCACGGCGGCCGTGGCGTCGCTGCCGGCACTCATCATCCAGCGCGCCGATCCCGGTTTGTACAACCTGCTGACCAACGGCATCTTGCAGGCACGGCTCGATTTCGACCGCAGCAAGCTCACCTGCCGCGCGATCGCCAACCGCATGGCCGACGCGGCGGGCGGTCAGCTCGGTTGGGATCAGTTGGCCGAAGGCATGGCGCTCAAACAGGCCGTGGCCAGCACCGATGCCGTATCGGCCATCGAACAGGCCGAAACCAGTCGCGGCAACGACGGTGTGCCCTGGGTCGGCGGCAGCAATGCCGGCGGCGCCGGACAGAATCCCATCCGCGTGGTCAGCGACGTGACCCGCGCCGGCTACAACCTGCTCAACGGCCGCGGCGCGACCGATACCGCGCCGATCGACAGCATCACCTGCGGCAATCGCCTGAGCTGCCAGACCTGGCCTTCTCCCGAAGCCGCCACCGATTGGGCAACCCGCGTGCTGGGCGAGCAAGAGCACCGGACCTGCGATGGCTGCCTCAAGACCCAGGCCACCGCCGGCGTCGGCCTGACGCCCCTGATTCAGGAAGAGTACGAGACCAGGCTGGAGGCGCTGCGGGATCTGGTGACGGGTGCCAGCGCGACCACGTTCGAGAACCTGGAAGCGGCCGGCAGCACTTCACTGCCGATTACGCGCGGCGTCATCGAGGCGCTGCGCGACGAACCGGACCAGGATGTGCTCGCGCGGCGTCTGGCTTCCGAAGTCGCGTTGGCCAGCGTGCTGGAGAAGGCCCTGCTGTTGCAGCGGACGCTGCTCGCCGGCCGCAAGGAGCCCAACGTCGCGGCCAACCAGCTCGCGCAGGGTGCCATCGCCCACGAAAGCGGTCTGCTGGAACAGGAGATCAACAACCTCAAGACCGAACTGGACCTGCGGCGCGAACTGGCGGCGAATTCGCCGATGGCGATCATCCAGCGGCACGGTACGCGCAGCGCCGGCTCGCGCGGCATCTACCAGGGCGACACCGAGCGCGATCGCCTCGACGCCATCCAGCGGCCGCAGAACCCCGGCAATCCGCCATGA
- a CDS encoding DUF3742 family protein: MNATPRTTKAERAGRWLGRAWRGLARQEARAIQWLGGKGLPAGVARLLFWIVKLVVFGVLLYAAFWLALLIAFALIAAWLVRNADLDEEKQPELRDGHSGIGWYNKDDLRIDMGDPDDP; encoded by the coding sequence ATGAACGCGACGCCCCGTACCACAAAAGCAGAACGCGCCGGCAGATGGCTCGGCCGTGCGTGGCGTGGCCTTGCACGGCAAGAGGCCCGTGCCATCCAATGGCTGGGGGGCAAGGGACTGCCGGCCGGCGTAGCACGGCTGCTGTTCTGGATCGTGAAACTCGTCGTGTTCGGCGTGCTGCTGTACGCAGCGTTCTGGCTGGCCCTGCTGATCGCGTTCGCGCTGATCGCAGCCTGGCTTGTGCGCAATGCCGACCTGGATGAAGAAAAGCAGCCTGAACTCAGGGATGGCCACTCGGGCATTGGCTGGTACAACAAAGATGACTTGCGGATCGACATGGGTGATCCAGACGATCCGTAG
- a CDS encoding type II toxin-antitoxin system YhaV family toxin, which yields MQRHGWVLLFHECIVEQLQKLHAAAGRAERNDPKGFERNANVKLFRALSQLILETVPSDPARDEYRQGNTLGPAYRHWRRAKVGRRFRLFFRYDSKAKTIVFAWVNDEQTLRSAGSKSDPYAMFEKMLERGNPPDDWDSLVAASRSDWSTQEKR from the coding sequence ATGCAGCGCCACGGATGGGTGCTGCTGTTCCATGAGTGCATCGTGGAGCAGCTTCAGAAGCTGCACGCGGCGGCCGGACGCGCCGAGCGCAACGATCCGAAGGGCTTTGAGCGCAACGCCAACGTCAAGCTGTTTCGTGCGTTGAGCCAGTTGATCCTGGAGACGGTGCCGAGCGATCCGGCACGGGACGAATACCGCCAGGGTAATACCCTTGGGCCAGCCTATCGGCACTGGCGGCGCGCGAAGGTCGGACGGCGGTTTCGCTTGTTCTTTCGCTACGACTCCAAGGCGAAGACCATCGTGTTCGCCTGGGTCAACGATGAGCAGACGCTGCGGTCGGCGGGCAGCAAGTCCGACCCCTACGCCATGTTCGAGAAGATGCTCGAACGAGGGAATCCGCCGGACGATTGGGACAGCCTGGTTGCCGCGAGCAGGTCTGATTGGTCCACACAGGAGAAGCGATAA
- a CDS encoding type II toxin-antitoxin system PrlF family antitoxin, with product MPGIHELATLTSKGQITLPKSIRQALGVTTGGKVAFELRGGEVVVTRAEAEHEDPAISAFLGLLEADIRSGRNVGALPVELAQAMLANMGHASDLDEDIEGEVAL from the coding sequence ATGCCCGGCATCCACGAACTCGCCACACTCACGTCCAAGGGACAGATCACGTTGCCCAAGTCCATCCGGCAGGCGCTGGGTGTGACCACCGGCGGCAAGGTGGCCTTCGAGCTACGCGGCGGCGAAGTCGTCGTCACCCGCGCCGAGGCCGAGCACGAAGACCCGGCGATCAGCGCCTTCCTGGGCCTGCTGGAAGCGGACATCCGCAGCGGCAGGAACGTCGGAGCGCTGCCGGTGGAACTCGCCCAGGCCATGCTCGCCAACATGGGCCACGCCTCAGACCTCGATGAAGACATCGAGGGAGAAGTGGCACTTTGA
- the mobH gene encoding MobH family relaxase — protein sequence MFSLFQRKRVPTAGTPPTASIAMPQGLTRPESAASLLATPRRRKLLEHIWQRTSLSRKQFAALYLTPLERYAELVQQFPASESHHHAYPGGMLDHGLEIVAYALKLRQSHLLPAGVTPEAQAAQAEAWTAGTAYAALLHDIGKIAVDLHVEYADGTLWHPWHGPLQRPYRFRYRKDREYRLHGAATGLLYTRLLDREILDWLSSFTDLWTSLLYVLAGQYEHAGTLGELVVQADQASVAHELGGDPNKALAAPKHALQRKLLDGLRYLLKEEFKLNQPQASDGWLTQDALWLVSKTVSDRLRAHLLSQGIDGIPASNTAVFNVLQDHGIALATPDGKAIWKATVTSDAGWSHSFTFLKLSPAMIWEAADRPAAFVGTVQVESEEPAAQATASEAIDVERGESVLAPTESAAPVTADSSVAELLELLDSPASTIPATPLQPLVKPEPASLLDDRPADATPVQAVHQSGSDPSGAHFLAWLRQSIQTRKLIINDAKALVHTVAGTAYLVSPGVFQRYAQEHPQISPLAKQDKLPEWQWMQKKFEKLGLHRKQASGLNIWNCEVTGPRKSRRLHGYLLTSADSLFHETPPDNPYLRLANTEAKRDDSALRAKNDGEQE from the coding sequence ATGTTCTCGCTGTTCCAACGCAAAAGGGTACCAACCGCCGGCACTCCGCCCACCGCCTCCATAGCGATGCCCCAAGGGCTGACCCGGCCGGAGTCGGCTGCCTCGCTGCTGGCGACGCCGCGCCGGCGGAAGCTGCTGGAACACATCTGGCAACGGACCTCGCTGTCGCGCAAACAGTTCGCCGCGCTGTATCTGACGCCCCTGGAGCGCTACGCCGAGCTGGTGCAGCAGTTCCCCGCCTCCGAGAGTCACCATCACGCCTATCCGGGCGGCATGCTGGATCACGGCCTGGAGATCGTGGCTTACGCATTGAAGCTGCGACAGTCGCATCTGCTGCCCGCCGGCGTCACGCCGGAAGCGCAGGCGGCCCAGGCCGAAGCCTGGACCGCTGGCACCGCCTATGCGGCGCTGCTGCACGACATCGGCAAGATCGCTGTCGATCTGCATGTCGAATATGCCGATGGCACTCTCTGGCATCCCTGGCATGGCCCGTTGCAGCGGCCGTATCGCTTCCGCTACCGCAAGGACCGCGAGTATCGGCTGCACGGTGCCGCCACCGGACTGCTGTACACCCGACTGCTGGACCGCGAGATCCTCGACTGGCTCAGCAGCTTCACCGATCTGTGGACCTCACTGTTGTACGTCCTGGCCGGCCAGTATGAGCATGCCGGCACGCTTGGCGAGTTAGTCGTGCAGGCCGACCAGGCTTCGGTCGCCCACGAACTCGGCGGCGACCCGAACAAAGCGCTGGCCGCACCCAAGCACGCGCTGCAACGCAAGCTGCTCGACGGCCTGCGCTATCTGCTCAAGGAGGAATTCAAGCTGAACCAGCCCCAGGCTTCGGACGGCTGGCTGACCCAGGACGCGCTCTGGCTGGTGAGCAAGACCGTCTCCGACAGGCTGCGGGCGCATCTGCTATCGCAGGGCATCGATGGCATCCCGGCCAGTAACACGGCGGTGTTCAACGTGCTTCAGGACCATGGCATCGCCTTGGCCACGCCGGACGGCAAGGCGATCTGGAAAGCCACAGTCACGAGCGATGCCGGCTGGTCGCACAGCTTCACCTTCCTGAAACTGTCCCCGGCGATGATTTGGGAAGCAGCCGACCGCCCGGCGGCCTTCGTGGGCACCGTGCAGGTGGAGTCGGAGGAACCGGCGGCGCAGGCAACAGCATCCGAGGCTATCGACGTGGAAAGAGGGGAATCCGTCCTGGCGCCCACCGAATCCGCCGCACCAGTGACTGCGGACAGCAGCGTCGCGGAACTGCTGGAACTGCTTGACTCCCCCGCGTCCACCATCCCGGCTACGCCGCTTCAACCTCTCGTGAAACCCGAACCCGCATCGTTGCTGGACGACAGACCTGCCGACGCCACGCCGGTCCAAGCGGTACACCAAAGCGGCTCCGATCCATCCGGTGCTCATTTCCTCGCGTGGCTGCGTCAGAGCATCCAGACCCGCAAGCTCATCATCAACGACGCCAAGGCACTGGTGCATACCGTGGCTGGCACGGCGTATCTCGTCAGTCCCGGCGTGTTCCAGCGCTATGCGCAGGAACACCCGCAGATCAGCCCGCTGGCCAAGCAGGACAAGTTGCCGGAATGGCAGTGGATGCAGAAAAAGTTCGAGAAGCTGGGCTTGCACCGCAAGCAGGCCAGCGGGCTGAACATCTGGAACTGCGAGGTGACGGGACCGCGCAAGTCCAGACGGCTGCACGGATACCTACTGACCAGCGCCGATTCGCTGTTCCATGAAACACCCCCGGACAACCCCTATCTGCGCCTCGCCAACACCGAGGCAAAGCGCGACGACTCGGCGCTTCGGGCCAAGAACGACGGCGAACAGGAATAG
- a CDS encoding helix-turn-helix domain-containing protein yields MQKRSIQRGRPAGTTTYEAEPAIAFGAVVREERTNQGIAQETLAHLAGIERSHMGKIERGEHVPTLPLILKIARALKCSSAHLMAAMETKLAELDPPKRGN; encoded by the coding sequence ATGCAAAAGCGATCGATTCAACGCGGCCGACCAGCCGGGACAACTACATACGAAGCGGAACCAGCGATCGCGTTTGGGGCGGTGGTGCGGGAGGAAAGAACGAACCAGGGGATCGCACAGGAAACGCTGGCCCACCTGGCCGGGATCGAGCGGTCGCACATGGGCAAGATCGAACGGGGCGAGCACGTACCCACGCTTCCCCTGATCCTCAAGATCGCCCGCGCCCTGAAATGCAGCTCTGCCCACCTGATGGCTGCGATGGAAACCAAGCTGGCCGAACTCGACCCACCCAAGCGCGGCAACTGA